One window of Marmota flaviventris isolate mMarFla1 chromosome 5, mMarFla1.hap1, whole genome shotgun sequence genomic DNA carries:
- the Rnf187 gene encoding E3 ubiquitin-protein ligase RNF187: MEGCPRGTGTCGDLCSKECPPGQSPRRAVHKGLFTKNGSAENRCRRGGPAQERLGRKGQVEHGHAGRRRQDRGTQDRCRRGRPFRKGALKTHPLEADALRFRNAPTSGSLAWNTPLPGPCRRRTRSQGASEGAHRCQDLDGGARGCGDPAPHARPRRWRRQRRPGPGPRLWPAVAFPLRPLPGRPAPSPLAPSPAPPPAALALPAGPAEAACALCQRAPREPVRADCGHRFCRACVVRFWAEEDGPFPCPECADDCWQRAVEPSRPPLSRRLLALEEAAAAPSRDGPASEAALQLLCRADGDPLCAACRMAAGPEPPEWEPRWRKALRGKENKGSVEIMRKDLNDARDLHGQAESAAAVWKGHVMDRRKKALTDYKKLRAFFAEEEQHFLQEAGKDEGVPEDEQADPAERFQSLLQAVSELEKKHRNLGLSMLLQ; encoded by the exons atggaaggatgtCCACGCGGGACAGGTACATGCGGAGACCTGTGCAGCAAGGAGTGCCCGCCCGGGCAAAGTCCTCGAAGGGCAGTCCACAAGGGACTATTCACAAAAAACGGGTCTGCGGAGAACCGATGCAGGCGAGGAGGGCCCGCCCAGGAAAGGCTAGGCAGGAAGGGGCAAGTGGAGCATGGCCACGCGGGTCGACGCAGGCAGGACAGGGGCACACAGGACAGGTGCAGGAGAGGAAGGCCCTTCAGGAAAGGTGCTCTCAAGACACATCCACTGGAGGCAGATGCGCTCAGG TTCAGGAACGCGCCGACGTCAGGATCCTTAGCATGGAATACACCGCTGCCGGGACCCTGCAGGAGGAGAACGCGGAGCCAGGGCGCCAGTGAGGGAGCGCACCGCTGCCAGGACCTTGACGGAGGAGCGCGCGGCTGCGGGGACCCCGCCCCGCACGCGCGTCCCCGGCGTTGGCGTCGTCAGCGTCGTCCAGGTCCCGGTCCTCGTCTGTGGCCTGCTGTCGCTTTCCCTCTCCGGCCGCTCCCCGGCCGTCCCGCGCCCTCGCCGCTAGCGCCCTCGCCGGCCCCGCCGCCCGCAGCCCTGGCGCTCCCCGCCGGCCCCGCCGAGGCCGCCTGTGCCCTGTGCCAGCGCGCGCCCCGGGAGCCCGTGCGCGCTGACTGCGGCCACCGCTTCTGCCGGGCGTGCGTGGTGCGCTTCTGGGCAGAGGAGGACGGGCCCTTCCCGTGCCCCGAGTGCGCCGACGACTGCTGGCAGCGTGCGGTGGAGCCCAGCCGGCCGCCGCTCAGCCGCCGATTGCTGGCGCTGGAGGAGGCGGCCGCGGCGCCCTCGCGCGACGGACCGGCCAGCGAGGCCGCCCTGCAGCTGCTGTGCCGCGCCGACGGGGACCCGCTGTGTGCCGCCTGCCGCATGGCCGCCGGCCCCGAGCCACCCGAGTGGGAGCCGCGCTGGAGGAAGGCGCTGCGCGGCAAG GAGAACAAGGGGTCCGTGGAAATCATGAGAAAGGACTTGAATGATGCCCGGGATCTGCATGGCCAGGCAGAGTCGGCGGCTGCTGTGTGGAAG GGGCATGTCATGGACCGCAGAAAGAAGGCCCTGACTGACTACAAGAAGCTGCGGGCCTTCTTTGCTGAGGAGGAGCAGCACTTTCTGCAGGAGGCTGGGAAGGATGAGGGTGTCCCAGAGGATGAGCAGGCTGACCCAGCCGAGCGGTTCCAGTCCTTGCTGCAGGCGGTGTCAGAACTGGAGAAGAAGCACCGCAACCTGGGGCTCAGCATGCTGCTGCAG TGA